In one window of Methanoregula sp. DNA:
- a CDS encoding ZPR1 zinc finger domain-containing protein: MRTVVPGPCPTCNKEIEYLYTTENIPFFSDILIISAICPSCGYRYVDTQMLKNSEPVRYVYRAATPEDLAVRVVRSMSAAIEIPELGVRIDPGPTCQGFVSNIEGVLDRIVQAVGSAIIDGDEEERENARILLEKIARVKCGELPVTIILEDPTGNSAIVSDRAEKSSYTVEPEPYS, from the coding sequence CCTGTATACCACAGAAAATATTCCCTTTTTTTCTGATATTCTTATCATTTCTGCGATCTGTCCTTCCTGCGGCTATCGCTATGTCGATACCCAGATGCTCAAGAACAGTGAACCGGTGCGATACGTGTACCGGGCTGCCACGCCAGAGGATCTCGCAGTCAGGGTGGTAAGAAGCATGAGTGCCGCGATCGAGATACCGGAACTTGGGGTGCGGATTGATCCCGGCCCCACCTGCCAGGGTTTCGTGTCCAATATAGAAGGTGTGCTGGACCGCATTGTGCAGGCTGTAGGATCAGCAATAATTGATGGGGATGAGGAGGAACGGGAAAACGCCCGGATACTTCTTGAAAAGATTGCCCGGGTGAAGTGCGGGGAACTGCCGGTTACCATCATTCTCGAAGATCCCACCGGCAACAGTGCGATCGTCTCTGACCGTGCCGAGAAGAGCTCTTACACGGTTGAACCTGAACCTTACAGTTGA
- a CDS encoding RDD family protein, with protein MSRCPRCKFPIPKEEPDCPFCREHFPRLMNQLAKSDKKEGSQHSQDSPVHKVGYIGFWKRLGAAIPDLFIAGIVAFFVNVVLEQGKFPYPVLGTLLITGAFFLLLYSPICISSRYQASLGKILFGIIVVYGNGRRLSFSRALIRELGKYVSLITLGLGFAVIGFTKKKQGLHDLLADTIVIDRSDGLVYQQRIVSDTAATRKRLRTATIIIIISLVCSVIPLIYFGTMTSKNISTHSIAAYGLASAADTMADSKYPEYSLEMYDTARALQPDNTEIQMKRLYVLGSIGREEEARAYLDQMVVMYPNETTPMIYKGDLLVQDGKYQDAVACYEKALSGDPKNAKIWVKKGDAYLLMAITDMTEIRDMYKNLTASSGKPGSSEGSVQYDAFQSSQPYREAVKAYNKAIELDPMTSIAISGRILSSTQNLVETYEGILKDMNH; from the coding sequence ATGTCCCGCTGCCCCCGCTGCAAATTTCCTATCCCAAAAGAAGAGCCCGACTGCCCATTCTGCAGGGAACATTTCCCCCGGCTGATGAACCAGCTGGCAAAATCGGATAAAAAGGAGGGATCTCAACACTCTCAGGATTCGCCGGTTCATAAGGTTGGCTATATCGGATTCTGGAAAAGACTGGGTGCGGCTATTCCGGATCTGTTCATTGCCGGTATCGTTGCATTTTTCGTAAATGTCGTTCTTGAACAAGGGAAATTCCCGTATCCTGTTCTTGGTACCCTGCTCATTACGGGTGCGTTCTTCCTGCTTCTCTATTCGCCAATCTGTATCAGCTCACGCTACCAGGCATCGTTGGGAAAAATACTCTTTGGGATTATTGTAGTATATGGTAATGGGCGGCGACTTTCTTTTTCACGCGCTTTGATACGGGAACTCGGCAAGTACGTCTCCCTGATCACCCTGGGCCTCGGATTTGCCGTCATTGGATTTACAAAAAAGAAACAGGGTCTTCATGATCTTCTGGCAGATACTATTGTAATTGACAGATCGGATGGGTTGGTTTATCAGCAAAGGATTGTATCCGATACTGCTGCCACAAGAAAACGACTCAGAACGGCAACAATTATCATCATTATCTCTCTTGTCTGTTCGGTTATCCCGCTCATCTATTTTGGAACAATGACCTCAAAGAATATTTCCACCCATTCAATCGCCGCCTATGGTCTGGCCTCTGCTGCCGATACTATGGCGGATTCAAAATACCCGGAATATTCACTCGAGATGTATGATACAGCAAGAGCACTCCAGCCAGATAATACGGAAATCCAGATGAAAAGACTCTATGTGCTGGGCAGTATCGGGAGGGAGGAGGAAGCGCGGGCTTATCTTGACCAGATGGTCGTCATGTACCCGAATGAAACAACCCCGATGATCTATAAAGGGGATCTCCTGGTCCAGGATGGGAAGTATCAGGATGCGGTTGCCTGCTATGAAAAAGCGCTGTCAGGCGATCCAAAAAATGCCAAAATCTGGGTGAAAAAAGGGGATGCCTACCTTCTCATGGCAATTACCGATATGACAGAGATCCGGGATATGTATAAGAATCTGACCGCCAGTTCAGGAAAACCCGGGTCTTCGGAAGGATCTGTCCAGTATGATGCATTCCAATCCAGTCAGCCCTACCGGGAAGCGGTGAAAGCGTATAACAAAGCAATAGAACTCGACCCTATGACAAGCATCGCCATCAGCGGGCGGATTCTTTCTTCCACACAAAATCTCGTAGAAACCTACGAAGGAATTTTAAAAGATATGAATCATTAG
- the purM gene encoding phosphoribosylformylglycinamidine cyclo-ligase, with the protein MSNNAYKDAGVDIDLEATAIKSLIKNLTYRRKGSCTMMGGVGHFAGLIDFGEHALALTTDGVGTKMLVADQMENWSTVGIDCVAMNVNDLYVMNVEPIAFVDYIATDKLSIEKMAQIGIGLNEGAKLANIDIVGGETASLRGLVNGLDLAGTCLGMQKKDKIISGEKIRPGDVIIGVPSTGVHSNGLSLARSVVEKYAGYDKKMESGKTFGEELLIPTRIYHESLNVAAACTVHGMCHVTGGGLLNFKRLSDYGFRFDTPITPPQIFSWIQEAGDITAAEMYRTFNMGMGFAYVVPDTSVACIRKMVNGAQVVGTVVKEPGAWLGDREIV; encoded by the coding sequence ATGAGTAATAATGCGTATAAGGATGCGGGAGTGGATATCGACCTTGAGGCAACCGCCATCAAGTCCTTAATCAAAAATCTCACGTACCGGAGAAAAGGCAGCTGCACCATGATGGGCGGTGTGGGACATTTTGCCGGTCTGATCGATTTCGGTGAACACGCCCTCGCCCTGACCACGGATGGTGTCGGCACGAAGATGCTTGTAGCGGACCAGATGGAGAACTGGAGCACTGTCGGAATCGATTGCGTGGCGATGAATGTCAATGATCTCTACGTCATGAACGTAGAACCCATCGCATTCGTGGACTATATCGCGACAGACAAACTCTCGATTGAGAAGATGGCCCAGATTGGTATCGGGCTCAATGAGGGCGCAAAGCTGGCTAATATCGACATTGTCGGCGGGGAAACTGCCTCGCTCCGTGGTCTGGTAAACGGACTTGATCTTGCCGGTACTTGTCTTGGGATGCAGAAGAAAGACAAAATAATATCCGGAGAAAAAATCCGGCCGGGTGATGTGATCATCGGTGTACCATCAACGGGTGTCCACAGCAACGGCCTCTCACTCGCCCGTAGTGTGGTGGAGAAGTATGCCGGTTATGATAAGAAGATGGAGAGCGGTAAGACATTCGGGGAGGAACTGCTCATTCCCACCCGTATATACCACGAGAGCCTGAATGTTGCAGCAGCCTGTACTGTGCATGGCATGTGCCATGTTACCGGCGGAGGACTGCTTAACTTCAAACGGCTCAGCGATTACGGGTTCCGGTTTGATACCCCGATCACACCCCCACAGATATTCTCATGGATACAGGAAGCAGGGGACATCACGGCGGCTGAGATGTACCGCACTTTCAACATGGGTATGGGATTTGCTTACGTAGTGCCGGATACGAGTGTTGCCTGTATCCGGAAGATGGTGAATGGTGCACAGGTCGTTGGGACAGTCGTTAAAGAGCCTGGTGCGTGGCTGGGCGATCGGGAGATTGTCTAA
- a CDS encoding aspartate kinase, translated as MRFLMKFGGTSVADAQCIKRVVDILEQHHKAGDELAVVVSAQRGVTDQLIEIAGKLPTAKDDTAIAPLIQALSKRHMTTLEGAAPAHIAEVGAAIEDQLISLQSILFAIYNLRELTPRSKDHIISFGERLLAPILAAAIRERGIPSIAIDGCEAGILTTSQHGESTALHESDDRIKTKIGPMLGKQIPVIMGFMGCSREGILTTLGRSGSDYSASIIGAGIDADEIWIWTDVDGIMTCDPRVINDARVMHSLSYLEVMELSYFGAKVMHPRSIEPAMRKNILVRVKNTFNPSHPGTVIVRNGRRDNRVVKALTYIDRVGAININGAQMIGRPGIAKAIFTILADHEVNVMMISQGSSEANISLIVDESHLATAVNALAILVKQGIVREVSHNHDVCAVAVVGAGMAGAPGTGGRIFTSLGAAGVNVMMISQGSSEANISFVVSQNDGPRAVRVLHDEFCLSEESDE; from the coding sequence ATGAGATTTTTAATGAAATTTGGCGGGACATCCGTTGCCGATGCCCAGTGCATCAAACGCGTAGTGGATATCCTTGAGCAGCACCACAAAGCCGGCGATGAACTGGCAGTTGTCGTATCTGCGCAGCGCGGCGTGACTGACCAGCTCATCGAGATCGCGGGAAAACTCCCGACTGCAAAGGATGATACTGCAATCGCCCCGTTAATCCAGGCACTGAGCAAGCGGCATATGACCACCCTTGAAGGTGCTGCACCCGCTCATATCGCTGAAGTGGGGGCAGCGATCGAGGATCAGCTTATCAGCCTCCAGAGTATTCTCTTTGCTATCTATAACCTGCGGGAACTCACCCCCCGTTCAAAAGACCACATCATATCCTTCGGCGAGCGACTGCTTGCGCCAATTCTCGCTGCCGCAATCCGCGAGCGCGGTATCCCCTCAATAGCAATTGATGGCTGCGAAGCGGGGATCCTCACAACTTCCCAGCATGGCGAATCCACAGCCCTACACGAGAGCGACGACCGGATAAAAACTAAGATCGGGCCGATGCTCGGTAAGCAGATCCCGGTGATCATGGGATTCATGGGCTGCTCCCGCGAAGGGATTCTCACCACGCTTGGGCGTAGCGGTTCGGACTATTCTGCCTCCATCATCGGTGCAGGTATCGATGCAGACGAGATCTGGATCTGGACTGATGTTGATGGTATCATGACCTGTGATCCCCGCGTGATCAATGATGCACGGGTGATGCATTCCCTTTCATACCTTGAAGTAATGGAGCTCTCCTATTTCGGTGCGAAAGTGATGCACCCGCGTTCGATCGAACCAGCGATGCGCAAGAATATCCTCGTGCGGGTCAAGAACACATTCAACCCTTCGCATCCCGGCACCGTTATTGTCAGAAACGGCCGGCGGGATAACCGTGTAGTCAAGGCGCTTACCTATATCGATAGAGTCGGGGCCATCAACATCAACGGCGCCCAGATGATTGGCCGTCCTGGGATAGCAAAAGCGATCTTCACCATCTTAGCGGATCATGAGGTGAACGTTATGATGATCTCGCAGGGGTCATCAGAAGCGAATATCTCATTGATTGTTGACGAATCCCATCTTGCTACAGCAGTGAATGCTCTCGCCATTCTGGTGAAGCAGGGCATTGTGCGCGAAGTCTCCCATAACCATGATGTATGTGCTGTGGCTGTTGTCGGTGCCGGTATGGCAGGTGCACCCGGAACCGGCGGCAGGATCTTTACGTCTCTCGGTGCAGCGGGTGTCAACGTTATGATGATCTCGCAGGGTTCATCAGAAGCAAACATCTCGTTTGTCGTGAGCCAGAACGATGGTCCGCGTGCGGTGCGGGTACTCCACGATGAGTTCTGCCTCTCGGAGGAATCGGATGAGTAA
- the tfrA gene encoding fumarate reductase (CoM/CoB) subunit TfrA: MLADDVVDCHVLVIGSGGAGVRAAIEASQHGDTVLVSKTIVGKGGCTTMAEGGYNAVMREADSCGVHIEDTLKGGAYLNDPELVRILAHEAPLRMGDLVKWGAVFDVTENDEIAQRPFGGQRFPRTCYAGDRTGHEMMTTLVERLDGIKVTLMQEYTVIDLLRDGDAVCGAIALDEKGRFVLLTADSTILATGGGTKVYDISTNSSSGTGDGYAIGYRAGAELIDMEMIQFHPTGAVYPYDTRGRLVTEAVRGEGGVLKNSKGERFMQHYDPERMELSTRDVVARAIAMEIQSGRGTENGGVYLDVTHLPREQIESRLPVMLEQFLKFGVDIRVQPMEVAPTAHHIMGGLRITPKCQTTLTGLYACGEVAGGVHGANRLGGNALAETQVFGRRAGHAAGTAGKREKTIDLMQVEQQQDRLDAFLSGTENPAKVRVLLQQAMWKGAGIFRTAAELRDTLRTITQLSTANLRAASAQNLAECCILQNMCLTASLICRSALIREESRGAHVRKDVQQKYEAANSPFGHTFISQSREGVERKEAGA; this comes from the coding sequence ATGCTTGCAGATGACGTGGTGGACTGCCATGTGCTGGTGATCGGGAGCGGCGGAGCGGGCGTTCGGGCTGCCATTGAAGCTTCGCAGCACGGCGATACAGTGCTGGTATCAAAGACCATCGTGGGCAAAGGCGGGTGCACCACGATGGCAGAAGGCGGGTACAACGCGGTCATGCGGGAGGCTGATTCGTGCGGGGTCCATATCGAAGATACGCTCAAAGGCGGGGCTTATCTCAATGATCCTGAGCTCGTGCGGATTCTCGCGCATGAAGCCCCGTTGAGGATGGGCGATCTCGTGAAATGGGGTGCGGTATTTGATGTCACAGAGAATGACGAGATCGCGCAACGCCCGTTCGGAGGCCAGCGGTTCCCGCGCACCTGCTATGCAGGGGACCGGACCGGCCACGAGATGATGACCACGCTTGTCGAACGGCTTGACGGTATCAAGGTCACCCTCATGCAGGAATATACGGTGATTGACCTGCTCCGTGATGGAGATGCGGTGTGCGGGGCTATAGCACTGGATGAGAAGGGCCGGTTTGTCCTGCTCACGGCCGACAGCACCATCCTTGCCACGGGAGGCGGTACCAAGGTTTATGACATTTCCACCAACTCATCGAGCGGTACCGGGGACGGGTATGCGATCGGGTACCGGGCCGGAGCTGAATTGATCGATATGGAGATGATCCAGTTCCACCCGACCGGGGCTGTATATCCATACGATACCCGCGGCAGGCTCGTGACGGAAGCGGTGCGCGGCGAAGGCGGTGTACTCAAAAACAGCAAGGGAGAGCGGTTCATGCAGCATTACGATCCCGAACGCATGGAACTCTCCACCCGCGATGTCGTTGCACGCGCGATTGCCATGGAAATCCAGAGCGGAAGAGGGACAGAGAACGGCGGTGTGTATCTCGATGTCACCCATCTCCCCCGGGAGCAGATCGAATCCCGGCTCCCGGTGATGCTCGAACAGTTCCTCAAATTCGGGGTGGACATACGGGTCCAGCCCATGGAAGTTGCACCTACTGCCCATCATATCATGGGCGGCCTGCGGATAACGCCCAAATGCCAGACCACGCTTACCGGGCTCTATGCCTGCGGGGAGGTTGCCGGAGGGGTGCATGGCGCCAACCGGCTTGGAGGCAATGCGCTTGCTGAGACCCAGGTCTTTGGCCGCAGGGCGGGGCACGCTGCCGGTACCGCAGGGAAACGGGAAAAGACGATTGACCTGATGCAGGTCGAACAACAGCAGGACCGCCTGGATGCGTTCCTTTCGGGAACCGAGAACCCAGCGAAAGTGCGGGTGCTGCTCCAGCAGGCAATGTGGAAGGGAGCAGGCATATTCCGGACTGCTGCTGAACTGCGGGATACGCTGAGGACCATTACCCAGCTCTCGACGGCAAATCTCCGTGCTGCATCTGCGCAGAACCTTGCCGAGTGCTGCATCCTGCAGAACATGTGCCTGACCGCCTCGCTCATCTGCCGTAGTGCACTCATACGGGAGGAGTCCCGGGGCGCCCATGTACGTAAGGATGTACAACAGAAATATGAAGCCGCAAACTCCCCGTTCGGCCACACATTCATCTCGCAGTCCCGCGAAGGAGTCGAGCGAAAGGAGGCAGGGGCATGA
- the tfrB gene encoding fumarate reductase (CoM/CoB) subunit TfrB yields MKNLTVRIRRFDPAKDETGHMKSYTVNVNEGARVLHVLHAIHDTLDPSLSFRYSCASGQCGSCAVRVNGEPVLACMEEAKDGITIEPINLPVKKDLVVDLLPTLEAIAFLQPIEHAVLPKKSEIDAMKPLKDCIECLCCVSVCPAVDVTKFLGPTAMRQEMRLALDPRDSGDRISDAVRDGLFTCTTCQACWKVCPKDIEIPGKAIEKLRAQANKRGFTLPRHLEVAELIRETGRSVPRTSDTFLENVGEVIEPYGQVKATVGFFVGCMYNLRQAQSALDAMEVLRRNGIRVIIPRDQVCCSSPLIRTGQLAYVEELQRRNIEAFRSRGIDTVLTMCAGCGTTLKNDYKTPFKVIDINELLTKYGIESPARLPIKATYHDPCHLMRGQGIRDQPRELIRQVVDLVEMPSICCGSGGGVRSGNPEEAATLGRRRGEEIKKTGAEIVITSCPFCEFHIAGHTDKPVKNIATVLLEGYKEKDRKMGKETEN; encoded by the coding sequence ATGAAGAATCTGACCGTCCGGATCCGCAGGTTCGACCCGGCAAAGGACGAGACGGGTCACATGAAGAGTTACACGGTGAATGTCAATGAAGGTGCCCGCGTCCTGCACGTACTCCACGCGATTCACGATACTCTCGATCCCTCCCTGTCGTTCCGTTACTCCTGTGCCTCGGGCCAGTGCGGGAGCTGTGCCGTCCGGGTCAATGGTGAACCGGTACTCGCCTGCATGGAGGAGGCAAAAGACGGCATTACAATTGAGCCCATCAACCTGCCGGTGAAAAAGGATCTCGTCGTCGATCTCCTCCCCACCCTGGAGGCGATCGCATTCCTGCAGCCCATCGAGCACGCGGTGCTTCCGAAAAAATCCGAGATCGATGCAATGAAGCCACTAAAGGACTGCATCGAATGCCTCTGCTGTGTCTCGGTCTGTCCTGCCGTGGATGTAACAAAGTTTCTCGGCCCTACTGCAATGCGACAGGAGATGCGTCTTGCTCTCGATCCGCGTGACAGCGGCGACCGTATTTCAGATGCGGTAAGGGACGGACTGTTCACCTGCACTACCTGCCAGGCCTGCTGGAAGGTCTGCCCGAAAGATATCGAGATTCCGGGTAAGGCAATCGAGAAACTCCGGGCCCAGGCCAATAAGCGGGGCTTTACGCTGCCCCGGCACCTTGAGGTCGCGGAACTTATCAGGGAGACCGGCAGGAGTGTTCCCCGGACCTCAGACACATTCCTTGAGAATGTTGGAGAGGTCATCGAGCCGTACGGGCAGGTGAAGGCAACGGTCGGATTCTTTGTCGGGTGCATGTACAACCTCCGGCAGGCGCAGTCAGCGCTCGATGCGATGGAAGTGCTCCGGCGCAATGGGATACGCGTCATCATCCCCCGGGATCAGGTCTGCTGCAGCTCGCCCCTTATCCGGACCGGGCAGCTGGCCTATGTCGAAGAGCTCCAGAGGCGGAATATCGAGGCGTTCAGGTCGCGGGGTATCGATACCGTCCTGACCATGTGCGCCGGCTGCGGTACTACGTTAAAGAACGATTACAAGACCCCCTTCAAGGTTATCGACATAAACGAACTGCTTACGAAGTATGGCATCGAATCTCCGGCACGTCTCCCAATCAAAGCCACCTACCATGATCCCTGCCACCTGATGCGGGGACAGGGGATCCGCGATCAGCCGAGAGAACTGATCCGGCAGGTTGTGGACCTCGTAGAGATGCCATCCATATGCTGCGGTTCAGGAGGAGGTGTACGCTCCGGAAACCCTGAGGAGGCAGCAACACTCGGCAGGCGTCGGGGCGAAGAGATCAAAAAGACCGGGGCGGAGATCGTCATCACCTCATGTCCGTTCTGCGAGTTCCATATCGCCGGTCATACCGATAAACCGGTGAAGAATATCGCTACGGTGCTGCTCGAGGGGTATAAGGAGAAGGACCGGAAGATGGGGAAAGAAACGGAGAACTGA
- a CDS encoding Uxx-star family glutaredoxin-like (seleno)protein, which produces MTKVTVYSTQNCPYCRMAKAFLDKHGVPYESIDVGADNEAAKKMIDLSGQRGVPVILIDDEVIVGFDSERLNELFGEPPTSDSYDVVIVGAGPAGLTAGVYCARKMLNTIIISENIGGQALESWAIENYMGYRMISGEELMKKFEEQVRTLNIRLELDKVTSVSQDDGLFNLSTISGNTLKAKSVILTQGNRPKKLGVANEEQYLGRGLSICSTCDGPLYKGKQVAIVGGGNSALQTAIEMSDIAQSVSLIVRSTIRADALYVEKLKERKNITVYTGSHVSALHGEKFLSGITIKDEQGKEQQINLDGAFIEIGWLPNTDMVENLVKLNEKKEIIVDINGHTSIPGIYAAGDVTSVKSKQIVIASGDGAKAALEAFEYLMIAGKN; this is translated from the coding sequence ATGACAAAAGTCACCGTCTACTCCACCCAAAACTGCCCATATTGCCGGATGGCCAAGGCCTTCCTTGATAAACACGGTGTCCCGTACGAGAGCATTGATGTTGGTGCGGATAATGAAGCTGCCAAGAAGATGATCGATCTCTCCGGCCAGCGCGGCGTACCGGTAATTTTGATCGATGATGAGGTGATTGTCGGTTTTGACTCAGAGCGCCTCAATGAACTTTTCGGAGAACCTCCGACCAGTGACAGTTACGATGTCGTGATTGTCGGCGCTGGCCCGGCCGGACTCACGGCCGGGGTCTACTGTGCCAGAAAAATGCTAAACACGATCATCATCAGCGAAAATATCGGTGGACAGGCGCTGGAATCGTGGGCGATCGAGAACTACATGGGTTACCGGATGATCTCCGGGGAAGAGCTGATGAAAAAATTTGAAGAGCAGGTAAGGACGCTCAATATACGGCTCGAACTCGATAAAGTGACTTCGGTTTCACAGGACGACGGTCTTTTTAATCTCAGCACAATCTCGGGAAACACGTTGAAGGCAAAGTCGGTAATCCTCACCCAGGGCAACCGGCCGAAAAAACTGGGGGTGGCAAATGAGGAACAATATCTCGGGCGCGGTCTCTCGATCTGCTCTACCTGCGACGGCCCGCTTTACAAAGGAAAGCAGGTGGCCATTGTCGGCGGGGGGAATTCTGCGCTGCAGACCGCTATCGAGATGAGTGATATCGCCCAGTCAGTCAGCCTTATCGTGCGTAGCACTATACGGGCAGATGCACTCTATGTCGAGAAGCTCAAAGAGCGGAAGAACATCACGGTATATACGGGCTCGCATGTGTCAGCCCTGCACGGGGAAAAGTTTCTCTCGGGCATCACGATCAAGGATGAGCAGGGTAAGGAACAACAGATCAACCTCGATGGTGCATTTATTGAGATAGGCTGGCTGCCCAACACGGATATGGTAGAGAACCTGGTAAAACTCAATGAGAAGAAAGAGATCATCGTTGATATCAATGGCCACACCAGCATCCCCGGCATTTATGCCGCTGGGGATGTAACGTCGGTGAAGAGCAAGCAGATCGTTATCGCGTCTGGGGATGGGGCAAAGGCCGCGCTTGAAGCGTTTGAGTATCTGATGATAGCGGGTAAGAACTGA
- a CDS encoding LamG domain-containing protein produces MSTICSRRGLRIPALFFLFLLLLGGVASGQLDTTTEPSLYLNFNEGSGVYVLDGSGHGNSGTLHSTLRIENGGCGGALLFNGINSYVVIPYSSHNHPEKAITVSTWFYTDSFRPQTFISSYNEGGYQLGIGDGGDLWWTVNIEGYGDTEIPVQHESISLNQWHHVTGTYDGQSLKIYLDGVLRNQQNASGLIHYEYPNYVILGANAGTGDRPNAGCSDYLQGGLDEVRIYPRALTYGQVMDDRFRCSQELVAPPITGKAQEPAAICYPASGTLQMKEGESIVRILSFSNKTDNGIWSVGLPADSKLIVGARDLYAKADPDAWYLEISDENGRITRTIAFPNTNNAPAEGLVPSGNATVTIRYFDGKERFPTRVAVRFDSIALPPKPPVFIPQNVFVNPIIIIYSASWATLIALILVVVWLHRRKKEGRKEKENEIGKNE; encoded by the coding sequence ATGAGCACCATCTGTAGCAGAAGGGGACTGCGTATACCGGCCCTTTTTTTCCTGTTCCTTCTGTTGCTGGGGGGTGTTGCATCTGGACAGCTGGACACAACAACAGAACCTTCGTTGTACCTTAATTTTAACGAGGGCAGTGGTGTTTATGTTCTCGATGGTTCCGGGCATGGGAATAGCGGGACGCTTCACAGTACATTGCGTATCGAGAACGGGGGGTGTGGGGGAGCTCTCTTGTTTAACGGGATCAACAGTTACGTTGTTATTCCGTATTCTTCCCACAATCATCCTGAAAAGGCAATCACCGTCTCCACATGGTTCTATACCGACTCTTTCCGCCCGCAGACATTTATCTCATCTTACAATGAAGGGGGTTACCAGCTGGGCATTGGCGACGGCGGGGACTTGTGGTGGACAGTAAATATCGAAGGATATGGGGATACAGAAATCCCTGTGCAGCACGAAAGCATATCATTGAACCAGTGGCACCATGTCACAGGAACCTATGATGGGCAGAGCCTGAAGATATATCTTGATGGTGTGCTGAGAAACCAACAGAACGCATCGGGGTTGATCCATTACGAGTACCCTAATTACGTGATACTCGGTGCAAATGCCGGGACCGGGGATCGGCCGAATGCGGGATGCTCGGATTACCTCCAGGGGGGGCTTGATGAGGTGAGAATATATCCGCGGGCACTGACGTATGGCCAGGTCATGGACGATCGGTTCCGCTGCTCGCAGGAACTGGTGGCACCCCCAATCACGGGCAAAGCACAAGAACCGGCAGCGATCTGTTATCCGGCATCAGGCACTCTGCAGATGAAAGAGGGAGAATCGATCGTTCGGATCCTTTCCTTTTCAAATAAAACTGACAATGGGATCTGGAGTGTGGGTCTGCCGGCAGATTCAAAACTCATCGTGGGCGCCCGGGATCTCTATGCAAAAGCAGATCCGGATGCGTGGTATCTCGAGATTAGCGATGAAAACGGCAGGATTACCCGTACGATCGCTTTTCCCAACACCAACAATGCCCCCGCAGAGGGATTAGTTCCTTCAGGAAATGCCACGGTTACTATTCGTTATTTCGATGGAAAAGAGCGATTTCCTACCCGTGTTGCCGTCAGGTTCGATAGCATCGCACTTCCACCCAAACCCCCGGTATTTATTCCGCAGAACGTGTTTGTCAACCCGATCATTATCATCTACTCCGCATCATGGGCAACCCTGATTGCACTTATTCTTGTTGTTGTGTGGCTTCACCGGCGCAAAAAAGAGGGGAGAAAAGAGAAAGAAAATGAAATTGGGAAAAACGAGTGA
- a CDS encoding rubrerythrin family protein, whose protein sequence is MSTIENAKEAFAGESQANRKYQAFSEKAADEGFKNIATLYKAASEAEAIHAKKLLKVLAAIEPTAKNLEASIAGETHEFTTMYPGFIKVAEAEGRSDAVLAFTHAMKAEQVHATLYKKALDAVKAGNDLGREKIFLCPVCGNIETGKAPDKCPICGVFGKQFREITL, encoded by the coding sequence ATGTCAACTATTGAGAATGCAAAAGAGGCGTTTGCCGGAGAGTCCCAGGCAAACCGCAAATACCAGGCTTTTTCAGAAAAGGCCGCAGATGAGGGTTTTAAAAACATTGCAACGCTATACAAAGCCGCTTCGGAAGCAGAGGCCATTCATGCAAAAAAGCTTTTAAAAGTGCTTGCTGCAATTGAACCCACAGCAAAGAACCTTGAAGCCAGCATTGCCGGCGAGACGCATGAGTTTACCACCATGTATCCTGGGTTTATCAAAGTGGCTGAGGCAGAGGGAAGATCCGATGCAGTGCTTGCGTTCACCCATGCGATGAAAGCCGAGCAGGTGCATGCAACCCTATACAAGAAAGCACTCGATGCAGTAAAAGCGGGAAATGATCTTGGACGAGAAAAAATTTTCCTCTGCCCGGTCTGTGGAAATATTGAGACAGGTAAAGCCCCCGACAAGTGTCCGATCTGCGGTGTTTTTGGAAAACAGTTCCGGGAAATCACTCTATAA